Within Trichoderma atroviride chromosome 2, complete sequence, the genomic segment GTTTTTCCAAAGAGATCCACCAAGCTTTGGGCATGGCAAATGGAAAATATGCGCACATCACTCATGGAAAGAGTATCATAGGGTCAGGTTGGTGCATATCTGCCatgagaagcaaaaaaagagagcaaaagacGTTGACAGATTCTCCTTGACATAGAGAACATGTATACCGCAAGCATATGCTTCCAAGCAATCATTGCGACAGATGCTTCGAAGATCTCAGAGACGCTGAAtcgttgctgctgcaccgTGGCCAACTACAGTGCGAACAAAAAGCGTTTCGATATGTGACAGACAGTCAGGTCTCTCAGCTAAGAGTACAGATGAAACGAGGGACTGAGGAGTTTGAAAAATGGAAAAACATGTATCGCATACTATTTCCTGAAGATACAAGCATTCCTAGCCCCTGTATGTGTTCTATGCGACTGCATGCACCTAATTTACGGCCTCGCTGAAATGCTAACCAACTACCGGCCGCTGCAGATAAAGAGGTGCCGTCTGACCGCACCGACGAATTCAGAGCCTGGGCTGCAGAAATCGAAGGCATTCGCAATGCTTCGTCTTTGGATGTCCGTACGCAAATACAGCAAATCATGAGTGTCGCCAAAAAAGCAATACGTGAGGTATGCAGCCAATCTTCAGGAGTCCAGCATGACTTCCAAGACACGACCAGTGGAGACGTTATGGCCGCTGCATACAGTGGGACAATTGATATGtcatctacatgtactccCGACCTTGGCCCATTGGGGGAGTACATGAGTCTATCCGCGGATCTCATAGACGCCAGCCAACTATCCGGAGTTTCAGCTTCGATGTTTGGCGACCAAGACGACTCTGCATCTCATACATTGGATTCATCTTATGCCATGGATACTGATTTAATGGGAATCGGAGAATTCCCATACTAGCAAAGCTAGAAGCATTACGGAGCAAGCATCGGTTGGACAAGGTTTGGGAAGCCATAAGCTGTAGGTTCAGTTTCATGGCATGCTGCCTTTTTATCTTTGGGTGGCTAAGGTTGGGAGCATTATACGCTATGGCGCGTTCTATGCATGGCATTGGTAAATCAAGAGCTGGAGTTATTTTCATACAACTATAGGAATAtt encodes:
- a CDS encoding uncharacterized protein (EggNog:ENOG41) yields the protein MQHYSAPMPQIAFDPSEEDERGFACPFFQRDPPSFGHGKWKICAHHSWKEYHRVREHVYRKHMLPSNHCDRCFEDLRDAESLLLHRGQLQCEQKAFRYVTDSQVSQLRVQMKRGTEEFEKWKNMYRILFPEDTSIPSPYKEVPSDRTDEFRAWAAEIEGIRNASSLDVRTQIQQIMSVAKKAIREVCSQSSGVQHDFQDTTSGDVMAAAYSGTIDMSSTCTPDLGPLGEYMSLSADLIDASQLSGVSASMFGDQDDSASHTLDSSYAMDTDLMGIGEFPY